In Drosophila busckii strain San Diego stock center, stock number 13000-0081.31 chromosome 3R, ASM1175060v1, whole genome shotgun sequence, the sequence TACAGCGACTGACGTCACAGAATTGTGCGCTAACAGAGCCAGTGTATGGCAATAAGTTTGATTTTGCTGGACTACGCTCGGACTTGGCGCATGTCCTTCATGGGATTTACGAGGATGTGTTTGAATTCAACGTGTGCGGCAACTTAAGCCACACCTGCCATGGCCAGAGCAATGTAGCCGCTTGCCTCAAGCGCAATGGCAAGGAATTTGTATTAGGTAAGCGTTGCTGGGACTTAATGAACTTAATTAAacactttttatgctttagGTCGCCAAGAAGAACTGGTATACGATAATGGGCAAATGTACTTTCATTATACAAACGGCGAAACTTGTGAAAATGGCACCAACAAGGATCAAAAATTTGAGCTAATTGTAAAACTTTCCTGTGACTATACCTTGGATGAGAAGCCAATGCGTGTTATAGCTTACAGCGTAAGcagatttataataattataaactgtAAACTAATTAGCATTGTTGCTTGCAGTCAgacatttgtgtattttacATTGAGTATGAAACGCAATTGGCCTGTTTGCCCATACCGCCCAAGCTGGAGTCCAATAGCTGCAGCGTGCGCTTTTCGGATGCAGGCGACACTTTTGATTTAATGCCACTCAGCGATGATAACCATATAGTTCCCGATCGTGCAGGCAGCAATTTCATTATAAACATCTGCAAGCCAGTGCTCTATGGTAAAAATGCCATGTGCCCAcctggcagcagcatttgccgTCGATTGCAGAATCAAAACGATATAAAGCAGCGGTAGGCATAAcaatattgtaaaaattacttttattttaacgaAATGCTTTGCTGTAGTTATCTAAATGTGGGCAATGTGCAGACCAAACCTGTATTTGAGGATGGCAAGCTTTTAATGCGTCACGAGTCCTCGACGCCTTGTGAGCACAATGCGAGCGTCAACTATACAAGTGTTATTAACTTTTACTGCGACAAGTATGTGACGGTAAGTCAGCAATTATAGCTTAGCTTACAAATTGCTAATTggcgtttaatattttagaataCACATCCTTCGTACATGGGTCTGGACTCTACTGGCTGCACCTATCAGTTTAATCTATTCACACCGCTGGCCTGCCAGAATATAAAACCTTGCACTGCAATTGTGACTGGCGAAGAGCAGTAAGTGCCCTGCtgtatatatagaataatAGCTATAGCATAAACTGCATTTGTTATGTTACAGTCTGGATCTGAGTCCACTTAGCAGCCTTGCGCCCCGCAAATTGACCAAGGGTGGTAAAAATTATACGTTGGCTGTATGTGCTGGAGCTGGTGCGCCCTGCCTGACGAATGGCGGTAAGTCATTTTCTCATTTGTACACTGAAATATAAATGAAGATTTTAAGTGCAGTCAGTTGTAGTcgtcaggcaggcaggcgaaGCCTTCGTTGCCTGCGCCGCtgcgtaattaaaattttatatacaaaccaCTCAAGTGTGCGAAAAAGCTGCTGGTGTTAAAGTATAAAGgataaacaaaagttactttaaacttaaagcaaggccagtcattttttaattacaacgctgctgctgggccatgtttattatttgcgcATGTTAAACGCTcatgatttatattttgcgtTGTGGTCATCatcaacaaatttacataGTAATGCGGGCAAATAtgttcaaatatatatataacccTCATGATGAGAGTAACGCTCAAACAGCGGCACAGCTGAAAGCCAgcgctatataaatatatgctgcaaattgaaattgaaaatagttttgatTGCACGCACAACGAAGTTGGGTTACTCTAAACATTTagaaaatagttaataatacTACATAGCTCATAAGCTATGAATCTGCAGCACCTTGCGCTTATGTTGTTAACTGGGCTTTGTTTGCAGCTCATACCAAAGGCAGTTAAAATTCTACGAACTTCTTTGTCTCAGTGTATGCCTGTTGGCATAGCAAACGTGcctgcatatgtatgcatattacaaagcaacacacacacacacacacatgcatatgtgggACAGTCATGTGGCTGCAGTTTTATTTGACTGCAGACGCATATCCGTTTGGCGCGCATCCTTTTTAGCCTGGTTGACTGCTCGCGGCGCATGATAAAAGTGACATAGAAAAGAGCGTCGAGCAGAGGGGGTTGGGGCGGGGTAGGTAGAAATCATGACCACCGCTGTgcctaaacaaataaataagctcaCTTGCTTTTGGCAACTGGCATTGCTATATACACGCAACAGCAGACAACAGGCAAAAGCATTTGCCGCTGGGGCATAAACTAGAGTTAGGTGTGCGGGGCAGGGCTGGGGCCTGGTAGTacacaaaaatttcatttgttaagcaaatagCAGACACGGGACACGCCGTGAACAACGCATGCATTTGTGAGGATGCAAGTTGCGCCTATGCGAGGAGTCGCCACAGCGTCTGCCTGCCACTGACAGGCGCCATATTGGTGACTGTTGCCAACGACAACTGCAACGCACATACGTGAGCtgcatgtttattatttacttaaagttTTTGCGAGCCGTTgcttatcaaaattatttatggcattttattgCTCATCTCTTGTGCAGGGTAAACTGTTGGGCAGGCTTGAAAAATCTacgcaaagcaatttaaaaattccatACACAGCATCCGCTTGTTGTAACttctattgctgctgctgctgctgcattgttttttgttgttttgttgtctgcTCCACACGCagagtttgcttttattgaatTCCACATTTGCCAAGCTCTGACTGTAAGTTATGGCTGCTcataaaatgttgttaattgcATAGGCAGCCGCacagttgcagttgaattCGCATAGAGAAAACAAAGCGCGTTTATTTTAGTCATTTTCTAATGCatcatttgctttaatatataacTGATGGCTGTCAATTCTAATGCCAATTGCAGACAATTTGCACATGATTTGCTCGATAGAAACGATTTGTGCTGgccaacgttgcgtatgcgtaacaatatatatgtgtgtgtgttataaattttgtgcaaattacCTTTGCCTGCAGCAGTAAAGCAGCAGTTCAAAGctagtataaaataatatgccaGCTGGACAATGGCAATggaataacaacaatttaaaccCTTTTTtctcagctgtgtgtgtgtgtgtgtttatttgccAAAGGCATTTGCTACGTTGTTtcaatgtttataattttcaatttctgcttttgcacaattttgtattttagctcgttttttttgtatatgcgCAAGCGAGATTGCTGTTgtggcaaattcaatttagtgCCACGCCCCTTGCGCCTGACACTTGCCGGCAGCTGTTGTtggccagccaagcagcagcagcagcagctactaaatcgtttagatttgtttttttttccttgCTGGTTAGCCTGGCCAGCTTGTAGTCCGTTTTCTTGGCGCTTTCTTGACTGTTTTtctattgaaattcaatttgttagagttacgttacgttattttttttgcttgcacgctgtcaatttttatgcttgtaaCACAAATAACATAtccatgtatatatataagctatcaACACTACAGTCCTTGGCCCTTGTTATAGTTAACccttttatgcaatttaaacaatttgcgcaatttattgtttattttttttagccttGTCTTGTGgtcaggcacacacacacacatgcacacagacacaacgaATTTAgattgcattgaaattgaatttgtgcttgtttttgtggcacactcactcactctctgtACTTGCAACGGTGTGTGGCAACAGATCAATCTCGTTGGCTAATCTCGGCACGGAAATGATTTTCACCCCACAGCCTTACAGCTGTGGTCTCTGTTCGGTTCAATTGCATGTTTCcgccacactcacacacgtatatacacacacacctgcACACCTAGCTAGTCGCACAAGTATTGTCATGCAACAACTGAATTGTCATTTATCAATTTAGTTGGCAGTCGATTTCTTTTCGATACGAAAAAGCCACTTCAATAAAGCTTTGCTTTCCcactgcttcttcttctactctctgcttcttctttttttttttggtatgtTTGTAAGCTGACTTTTGTTGCCATGTGGAGCggcgtgtgtgtttgcatgtgtgtgcggcgtttaatcaaaaaaaaagtgagttTATGCATGCAGCCAGTCTGCTGTGGCATCTGCAATAAAGCACAAATGAAAAGGAGAcacagctaaagcaaaaaacaagcaatagTGTCAGTCAACTGTAGTTAGAAGTTGTGCTTGGAGCGAGTGAAATTACCATATTCTAGTCAAATTACAAACACACAATGCACTCGATGGCATTCAGTTTAATTCTAGATTAAACTTGTGCATATCGGGTGTagcgcatataaataaagtgaTTTGTGTGACATAATTACAGTTGAGccaagcacacatacacactcaattaagcaataattatgatttattatAGAAGCGATCAACTGACATGTTGCAGGTTCAACTGACACATGCCAAATGAATTGATGCGCATTGCTCATTTGTTCAAAGTGCAAAGTGCCTTTGATCTAAGTAGTTCAGCTGAacgcaagagcaagagagagcgcgcgctaaGCTGTTGAGCGTAGGCGGCTTGCCTTGTGTTCAGCCTGCGCAATTGTGAGAGTTACAGTTATGTGAGACAAATTTGCTGTAGAGCGTAAGCGGCTTGAGTTAAAGTAGCCTGCGCAACTGAGAGAATTACAGTGGTGAGAGACAAATTTGCTGTTGAGCTGTTGAGCGTATGCGGCTTGGCTTGAGTTAAGGTAGCCTGCGCAATTGTGAGAGTTACAAATTTGCTGTTGAGCTGCTGAGTTAAGTTGGCCTGCGCTACTGTGAGAGTTACAGTTATTTGAGACAATTTTGCTTTGTGTAGTGCTGCACTCAGCAGTTTTCATTTGCGTTTGCGTGTCTACGTGACGAACGGTGTgtaacaagtttttatttaatatgcgtGTCAGGTTGTGTTTAAGTTTGCATAATATAAACtctaattaatatacatatgtattaatatatGCGTGGagtgtgcatattttatttacaaaaattagtAATGTGCTCTTGTGATTTAAGAAAAGTTAGAGAATgtattaatttacatacatacatatgcattatGCTAAAAGCTAAGCTTAACGCATacagttaacaattaattagtgCAATGCAGTTAAGTGTactaaacaataattatgaaTTGCATATGATATTCATTGATATTCAATTTGTAGGCATgtgtgaagcagcagcaacgtatgtgtgtgtgtgcaatattTAGGCAAGAAACTTGCCGACTTGATACAGTTACTTTTTCGCTTTATCAGCAATTTAGTCAGTCGGCATACGaaaggcagcaaagcaaatgagtGAAGTTGGCGTGAGCTACAGTGAGAGAGTTACAGTTACGAGAACAAAAATTGAGCGACTTTGCTTTCGTTTGCGTAGCCacgaaatttgcatttttacacaaattgagtggtattaatttaaatttacaacgTGCATAACttatttgtgcaaatttaaaggttaaataaaattattgtgacttatattaattgctaaactcttttgtatatttgcagGTGCCTGCTATGAGGAGAATGGACAGTCAATTAATTTGGGCGACTTTAATACGCATTTGCGTTTCAATCAAAGCGGCGCGCCTTATTTGTTGTACGAGAACGGCGCCAAGTGCAATGGCAACAGACTGTGGTcaactaaaattgaatttgtttgcgccAACAACCACACCAAGGACATTACGGCCGACAATGCGGTGCATGTAATCGAGGATGCCAACTGCCAGCTCATAATACAATATCAGACCAAGTACGCTTGCCAGCAGCAGATCGATTGCCGGCAAAAGGTTTACAATGAGGATTCCATAGAGGAGCTGTTCGATTTGACGCCGTTGATTAATGCCAAAGACAATTACGAGGCACGAGTGGAGCTGCCGGCTGAGCAGCTGAAAGAGCTGCCCAAAGCGACAAAggtatagagagagagagagagaccagAGCACTAGAATCCACTAATTTGCCAGGCGCTTTTGTAATGCTGCTTTGTTCTCTCTTTTGTTGCAGTTCTTTTTGAATGTGTGTCGTCCATTAGTGCCGAAATACCAATTAGGCTGTGCTGGCGGCTCAAGTGCTTGCATGGCCAAAATGTCGGCGAACGGAGCGCCCGAGGAGGAGCATGTAAGTACCTTGGCAAAAGCGGCTTAAGCGCTTAAGCtcggagtgtgtgtgtgtgtgtgtgtgtgtgtgtgtgtgtgattttgcACGTAATTGGCGTCAATTTGGTGCTCGCAACTGAACTCTCCAAGCcacatgtgtatatacaaatgtgtgtCTCTGCTTTTATTATGGCTACGTCAAGTCATTTGGGCAAATGCTCCAAAAATTGTGGCGCCAATtcatgcattaaatatgcagcaaattcaattgctaAGCTCACAACTTGAACTGAACTGGCGTCTGGCTGACCAGTGGATTGGGTTACTTCATTAAGCCTCAAACACAGGCCGAGTAGAGCTCCCAagctgtctgctgctgctgctgctgctgacagctgGCAGAGCTGGCAGAGCCTGCATAGAGTTTAGTGTCTaatgccagacagacagacagacagacagacgagaCTCTCTGGCTGGACgcttaaatgcttaagcaCACAAAAGTAGCTACTGAAATGAGATTTGCGCTTCATGTGCAACCAAATGTTGAAAGAACattaaactgctgctgctgctgctaaacgaCAAtgataattgcaaattattcaaTTCGTACGCTCTCGCTTTAAGAGTTGCTTGTGCCActctggggctggggctggggcaaTCATTGCCTGCAACAATGAATAACTGTCATATGCCTGCGGCTTAGCCTGCCAAGGATTGGGGGCTTGGCTGGgcatgcaaaacttttatcACATGCACAACAAATTTCCCGAAGCGCTAAAGCtgtttgaaaaaataaacacgtACGCGTTGGAAAATTACAGCGaacacaatatatattttggttgGTCTGGCGGGCTCGTAAGGCGAGGCCAGTGAacgtaataaaatataacacatAGCGTAACGTAAGCGCCAACGTAACGTATGCCGCGTCTGCGCTGCGTAGTGGGGACAGGAAGGAAATGCCAAAATGCGGCTACATAtgaataaatgtatgtgtgtgcgtgtgtgtgtgtgtgtgtaaaagcagCTTTTAGCGGCCAACAGTCATGAGTGTGTGGCTTGCtacccccaaaaaaaaaaaattcaatgcatgCAACGTGCCCCCGCCTCGAGCAACGTGCGCTCTGCACAACATTTCCTGCTGCCATTGGATATATAAGGGATTGGGGATGGGGTAGGGGGGATTGAGTGCCGTcggcttttgtttgcatgccACTGGCAGTGGCCTAGAAATAACATCGCCTCTGCAAgcaatactatatatatttttctaaaaatttatattgctttatttgttaaacacacatagaaagagagagagagagagagcaagcgaaGAAGAAGAGTCTGTGGAgtctgtagctgctgctgttgacatttgtgccacgttttgcattttgaaaatGCTTCGTTTTCAGCGCATTTCGTGtgcggaaacggaaatgtgctttgctagctgctgctgctgccgccgcctgaCGCGCACTTGAACCAGCCTCCAGCTCCAGTCATTGACAGTTGTCGCATGTcactttagctgctgcaactccgactgctgctgatttgcacatattttaatGTCTGAATGCTAAGCGTTAGCTATCTCTTAGCCATATCCTTGTCGCTGCTGAGCCATGACTtgtgtcagcagcagcagctcctcctATCGGCAATCGCATTGCGGCAGCTCTCATTGTCAACAAATTTgactgcatgccacacacgcaACCTCGAGAGCAGACATTCCAACTGTTAATTTAAACTGCAcgtttattatgtttattacaCAATTGAGAGCTGAGAGTGTGTGAGGCAGACTAAGCGACTAGCTGCTTGGCCTTTGTGTCGCCACAGGACATTTCTACACTTGTCCAATTGTCCAGTTCTCATGCTTTGTCTGCTTTGGGGAACTTCCAACTTACAAGAAACGCTGAACTTGCAGAAATCTTTATTGCTTTTCAACTTAAGCTTACGcttctttttgtttctctGCTAGCAATGAGCGTTTCGtgctacactgcaagaaatagTTTTGATatattcaatgcaattttatacaatatttatagttttgccGCTGTGCAGTCTACAGCTGCTActtactttattttgttgcttgactTAATGCTCTGCAACTTGTTACTGTTTTCACGTATCGAGTGCTGCTGGCTGAGACTTTTCAATTAGTAGAAGCTGCAACTGTCATTTGGCTTAAGACAAGCAGCTGGCATTTCCTGTTGCTCAGcacagtttgttgcttttgctttaacaaacaattaagttacttttttcgtttgcttttgctttcaaaaaactttgttaacaaacaaatatatttatatataaacagtgagagagagagagagagagagtgaactCTTGCGCTCGCTTGCACAAATGCGATAAGaaagtttttcaataaattttggtAGCCAAGTTACTCaaaacttgccacatgcccaACTCTCTTGTACGCCCAGAGCTTAAACTAGAGTCGATAAGCTGGCGCCACCCGCACTACTTATGTCCAATGCTAATGAGACACTCGTCTGTCCTGTCCGGTTCGGTTTGGTACGGTTTGGTCCTTTGGCTAACTGTAactcgagctgctgcttgtttgctgACGCCGCATTAGATTCAGATTTTGAGTTTTCAATGGATTTCCaatgccaccaccaccaccacaactAGCTCCTCCTTTATCTCTTTCGTTCCTTCGCTCACGCTTTGGCGCAACGTAAACGTAACGAAACGTAACggttagcaataaataatagagCAAACTGCTAAAACCTTGCCCTGAGCTGCATACGAAATGAGATTTCGGGTTTGGCCTTTGGCTCCTCGTCCGCCGGCGGATTGCCAGTGGCTAATACGTTTAAGATGAGACGACAACATGTGCAAcggttttgcttttggctcgCGCCAATCGCTGTCGCTGACCCGTCGCATAAATCTTCAGCACCCACTCCCAGCTCGAGCTTCATTGCACTCGAGACcgaacagcaactgctgctgctgctgctactttggACATTAAGCGCACGTCGCCAAATTGAATGCCCAactagctgctgctctctgctGTCTGCCACTTGCCTCTTGCCACTTGATGTCTGACTGGGCTGACAGTGTTTAAGCTtccgaagcagcagcagttggcattGCCTGTTGCAATTGTAGCGTCATTGAACAGGCGACAAAAAAGTCGATTATTAAGCAATTTGGGCGCAGCTGATACCGAGCACTAAGGCACAGCTTTCTGGGGCATTTGTTGCTTCGTTGTTGATTCCAAGTTGGGGATTAGCTAAATCTGTTTTCATTGTTTTCTCGAATTTCAGCGCTAGCAGAATCTGTTTTCATTGTTTCTGCTTTTTTATCTCTACAAGAATCTCCTTTCATTGTTTCTGCTTTTTTATCGCTAGTAAAATCTGTTTTTAATACTTTCTTCGATTTCATCACAAGAAAAatcttttttcatttgttttgcgATTTCATCGCTAGAAGAATCTCTTTTTATTCTATGTATTAATTTCATCGCTATAAGAATCTGTTGTCATTGTTTCTGCTTtatcatttgttttaaatacattattCGATTTCATCTGTTTTTAATCTTTAGAATCTCATTTCATTGTCTCTTTAATTTCATCGttagcagcatttgtttttactgTATCTTCGATATCGTCGCTATTTTCTTTTCATCGCTAGAAGAATCAAACTTCAATTTCATCACTTTAGTTACGATAGTTTTGGCGATAGTTGCAGCACTTGCATTGCTTGTCTGCTGACCTTTAAAGTCATCGATGTGCAGCCATTAAATTGTCGCCTTGGCTGCGTGCACACTGTGGTGGGCGGATTAAGGCTAAAGGGGCGGCTgactgggctgggctgggttGGGGGTATGCAGTGTGTGCATTTGTCGATTTGTTCATACGTTTGCTTGGCGCTTATCGCTTCATCGTTGCATGAGCGTGAGGCCACTCAAAAGGACGCATTTACTGTCCGCTTtgcaccagcagcggcagcagcagcagcagcaacaaacacaaatacaatcAGTGAAGTGAAGTGCGACATACGTGCTGCGTGGCTTTTGATAGAGATTTCAAGTATTTGTGGCAATCTCGGTCATAAAGTTGGACATGTGTTTTGGTTGCGCTGGACAACCGACGAATGATTGACATGCCTTTGATAGTTatcgctctttctctttgcagAGTCTTGGCTTTCCCATGATATCGCTGTCGGTATTTAATCGCACAGATGCGGAGCTGCTGTATCCCAAAGGTGATCCCTGTCCAAGCGACAAGAGTCTGAAGTTAACCTCGAGTATTCACTTCAAATGCAATATGCGTGCAGGTCGCGTAAGtaaaacaactttaatttaaatcaatgccTATgctaattatgttttattttaagggTCAACCTGTGCTGCATGAAATGGATAAATGCTACTATCGCTTCGATTGGGCTACGAGTCTTATATGTCCGCCACACGAGTGCATCTTCCATGAGGACAGCTGCGAGATTGAGCACGATGAGGCAGGCAAGCGTTTTAGCTTCAAGAATGCGCCATTTACTAACAATGGACAGTTGGAGGTGCGTCCGCTCATAACTTCAAGCCTGCCTTTTAtacttactatatatttatgctgcagattgattacaacaacagcaagctgcTCGTAAACATATGTGGACCTTATCGCAAAGCTATTACCGACTATTCGCAGGATTTGGTCAACTTGTATTTCTCGCATAAGCTGCCTGGGTGTGGCAAGGATGGTGAGTTGAGTTGTAGCCTCGTAATTCGATTTCCATATCCTGCGTTCTTACGTTTTTTTCGAGTGTGTCGCTTGTCGGCATCCGTTTCCGCTTCCGCTGGGCGCTTCCGCTAGCGCAACACGCGCATTTCCTGTAGCTaagcgccattttgtttgcccaTACGctatgtttttgctttgatttttcgGTGTCTTTTGCCAAATGACAAAATCGCATTAGAATTGGCGCAGCGCCCAAGGCTCGTACTGAGTccttgcaacaattgcaagctTGCAGCAGCACCTTGCacttttctatttaaaaaaatgttaagcgcGCATTCCATTTAAAATGCCTCtaactgtgactgcgactgcgtcTGTTCTGCGCTTTTATCTCATCTCAGCGCACTTGAATTTCTGTTCTGTtttacttgttgtttttatatttgcgcGCTCGTCCTTTTGTGTCCCGCCTACAAAAAGCGCTAAGTACTTGATATTATctcagccaacaaaaaaaaaaaacgacagCAAGCTGTTAAAAAAACTTTTACCACTATCAAAATTTTATGCGCCGTTTTTTTTAACTCGCAGATAATGCggcagacaaaaaaaaatctcaGTGCAACGTTCAGCGTTTGtctaaattttttatgcgctgttgtttggctgctgcatgGCAGtcatgaatatttaaaaaggacacacacacacacaaatacatagacagcagtttagtttagttcgGAGCGTGTTGAGTGCTTTGTGCTTGACAATGATGTTTATGGGCACTAAAAAAGTTTTATGAAATGCTTTTGATTATGACTaatggcaataaatttaattagcagcggCACAACATAATGTTGAAACTATTGTTTAAACTAGAAAAGTTGTAGCCCTAATCTGACTGCGATCTCGCTTTGCGGTTGAGCCGCACAAATTCCCAAAACAATTGTGGGCAAACAAACAGTTTGAGGATGCGCATTTGTGGCTCAGAGATGCAGCATGTGTGGCTCATATTTGTTGTTCAGCTACAGCTGAtgattatttttggcttttatgtGTTAACTTTTGAGGAAACATTTGATAAGGATTCCATTTGTAAAGTAGTTGGCTGCGCTCTCGTTGTGTGGCTTTGgtcaatttaaatcaaacttggcccttttttataaaaatataaatgtctagttaacaaacttttatgttttcattgctttttatttgcaggcATGATGAATGTGCAGCTGCGACTGATATGCAGCAATCAAACAGAGCCCTCCACGGTTATAACAGAGGTGAGTTTAACTGCTATGATTACTAGcaattcatttgtatttaagcattaattgcttaagttGCAGTTTGTTTAAGTGTGGCATACAAAAAGTGTAGCATACTGCgctgtttaaattatttatttgtgctctatttatattacaatttatttatatagattcattaatttatatatttatagcattaattgcttaagttgcagtttgtagcatactttgctGCGCtgtttaaactataaatattattaatgctataactttatattattacaatttatttaagtgtatacattcacttatttatttatttaaagcattaattgcttaagttGCAGTTTAAGTCCTGGCATACAAaaagtgtagcatactttgctGCGCTTTTAAGCAAGTgcattaagtttaatataCAAGCAACAACGCCTGGCCGCAAATGCAAAGTGGatttataacacacacacacacgcatacacacacacacatgcttgctgcttgctgctgttaaagTTCTCAGTGTTATTTTCTTTGCGCGTTGTTGTCTGcgttgtgcaaaaaaaaaaaaacatgcgcTTTGTCTTAGTATGCAGAAAAaaagcatgcaacacacacacacatacacagaggGAGACGCGCCACAAAACTGGGCACAAAACAATGTGGCAGGTGTCCTTTGTTATGTTTACCACTTGGCAAATCCGCTTTGCCTGCCTGTGCCtcagcaaaaatgttgcttcgcttacgttgctgctttttgcgcattctcttgcttttttttcttgtttcttttgctgccTGTCAGTTGCCTTTTAACATAGTTGTAGtcgcagcagtcgcagtcgcagtcgttggcttttgttttgggcTCAGCTCCTTTTGTTGTCTTTAGACAAACGCAGCTGAAAAATGCAGGTACAACATTTGTTGGGGCAAAAGGCTTTGTTTGGTTGGCTGTCGCCTTTGGCCTTTGGCTTGACCTGTAAGGCTTTGTTGctcaaatatcaaataattgTCATAGTTAACAAAAGAGTTGAGGCTAGGGCGGGCTACATTAAAATGCGCTGGcacaaaagtttgttgtatGCTTACAAAATCAATTTGGTAATTGAttccactcacacacacacacattgaagtTAACcgcatgcagctgcaaaattgtCAATTTGCAACACGTTGTAATTAGTGGTTTGGCTGCGTTGCTGTAGCATCAACTTTATTAGCCTGTGTGCCTTTTCGGCccaaaatgcagcaattagTGCCTGAGgtttaacaaacaaacgcacacacacacacacgcacacacacacatgcatacgtcGA encodes:
- the LOC108604486 gene encoding cation-independent mannose-6-phosphate receptor isoform X1 — protein: MHTDAKMRNSSKWSICGATTSAICLILLLLVCNVQAGDDANQLRLTSQNCALTEPVYGNKFDFAGLRSDLAHVLHGIYEDVFEFNVCGNLSHTCHGQSNVAACLKRNGKEFVLGRQEELVYDNGQMYFHYTNGETCENGTNKDQKFELIVKLSCDYTLDEKPMRVIAYSSDICVFYIEYETQLACLPIPPKLESNSCSVRFSDAGDTFDLMPLSDDNHIVPDRAGSNFIINICKPVLYGKNAMCPPGSSICRRLQNQNDIKQRYLNVGNVQTKPVFEDGKLLMRHESSTPCEHNASVNYTSVINFYCDKYVTNTHPSYMGLDSTGCTYQFNLFTPLACQNIKPCTAIVTGEEHLDLSPLSSLAPRKLTKGGKNYTLAVCAGAGAPCLTNGGACYEENGQSINLGDFNTHLRFNQSGAPYLLYENGAKCNGNRLWSTKIEFVCANNHTKDITADNAVHVIEDANCQLIIQYQTKYACQQQIDCRQKVYNEDSIEELFDLTPLINAKDNYEARVELPAEQLKELPKATKFFLNVCRPLVPKYQLGCAGGSSACMAKMSANGAPEEEHSLGFPMISLSVFNRTDAELLYPKGDPCPSDKSLKLTSSIHFKCNMRAGRGQPVLHEMDKCYYRFDWATSLICPPHECIFHEDSCEIEHDEAGKRFSFKNAPFTNNGQLEIDYNNSKLLVNICGPYRKAITDYSQDLVNLYFSHKLPGCGKDGMMNVQLRLICSNQTEPSTVITEGTQCSLLHVQRTPSICQFLGLDAVTADAVTTTKATPTTASTHSSATGKPKAATTTAATATTTVGATTTKAAQAAAASQVATASSPNASVGTILGIILSVTFCVTCVGLFAFSPARRNRVRRIFRRSSSAVRYSRVQSNEEANLLLEPNGEFTESDDDMLL
- the LOC108604486 gene encoding cation-independent mannose-6-phosphate receptor isoform X2; its protein translation is MHTDAKMRNSSKWSICGATTSAICLILLLLVCNVQAGDDANQLRLTSQNCALTEPVYGNKFDFAGLRSDLAHVLHGIYEDVFEFNVCGNLSHTCHGQSNVAACLKRNGKEFVLGRQEELVYDNGQMYFHYTNGETCENGTNKDQKFELIVKLSCDYTLDEKPMRVIAYSSDICVFYIEYETQLACLPIPPKLESNSCSVRFSDAGDTFDLMPLSDDNHIVPDRAGSNFIINICKPVLYGKNAMCPPGSSICRRLQNQNDIKQRYLNVGNVQTKPVFEDGKLLMRHESSTPCEHNASVNYTSVINFYCDKYVTNTHPSYMGLDSTGCTYQFNLFTPLACQNIKPCTAIVTGEEHLDLSPLSSLAPRKLTKGGKNYTLAVCAGAGAPCLTNGGACYEENGQSINLGDFNTHLRFNQSGAPYLLYENGAKCNGNRLWSTKIEFVCANNHTKDITADNAVHVIEDANCQLIIQYQTKYACQQQIDCRQKVYNEDSIEELFDLTPLINAKDNYEARVELPAEQLKELPKATKFFLNVCRPLVPKYQLGCAGGSSACMAKMSANGAPEEEHSLGFPMISLSVFNRTDAELLYPKGDPCPSDKSLKLTSSIHFKCNMRAGRGQPVLHEMDKCYYRFDWATSLICPPHECIFHEDSCEIEHDEAGKRFSFKNAPFTNNGQLEIDYNNSKLLVNICGPYRKAITDYSQDLVNLYFSHKLPGCGKDGMMNVQLRLICSNQTEPSTVITEGTQCSLLHVQRTPSICQFLGLDAVTADAVTTTKATPTTASTHSSATAILGIILSVTFCVTCVGLFAFSPARRNRVRRIFRRSSSAVRYSRVQSNEEANLLLEPNGEFTESDDDMLL